The nucleotide sequence ACAGAGACGGGAACAGAGTGGACATGTCTGCACACATCAGTACTTCTGTAACACCGACAGGCGAGCACTTCTTATCAACTTTTCAGTACTCTGTTAATCTATGATGGTGTCACTAAAATATGGGATATGAATTTTAACTTTAGGCTAATTACTGAAAACAGTACTCCCACAGTACGCTCTCTATTCTTCCTAAAACACCGAAGATCACACAAACAGAAGCGAAACGGTCTTCTCTACTCCGCCGTTCGCTCACTTAAACGCATTAGTACGACTAAACACCTCGACCGACTGATTTTAACGACAGTAATGAACATATTTTTACCCGCAGATGCGCAGAGCGTTCAAACGTAAACACACGGCGGCCGCGCGCTAAAAGCGTCCCCCCGGAAACAGCTTCCGCGCGCTTTAGTTCCGCCGCTTGTCCTCGGGTCACAAACGAGCAAATAAAACAGGTCTGCGCACCAGAATCTTATAAAAGCGTTTTAGACTAAATCAAACCCTATTGAAGATTCACTCAACACCCTATAAAGCTTGAAAGCTGAGCTCACAAGCACCTcgtgtttgtaataaatgagGTGTGATGAGGGTTCAGGAGTCCAGGGGCAGGTCAGCGTCTTATTACTGCACTCATCACTCTTCAGGAGTCTTCATGTAGACTTTAAACCGCTGAAGCAGCGAGATTCACACAGTCCACAAACTCCTGGAAATAATCTCTAACTAGTTTGACGTTCAAGCGGCGATATGGACGTTTTACCTTCAAGGTATGAAAATAAGACTtactttatttcataaattacaAGCCTGAGATCACTggttattgtgcatttatttagcattaattataggaataaaaagtgaaacaaaaaaaaggatttagtcatttttaagtgCAATAGAAATAGCACAAATActtatttatgaaatgttttcgCAAATCAGTCAGAATCAAACTAAAACGTGTTacatatttatacttatttattttcttttaaacagttttatgtGTATCAGTATATTTTTAAGGGTTTGTAAAGTTTCATTTCTgtagcattaatattttatagaaacatTGTACATAGAAACTCAAATGCACAatcaaatgttaatatttattttattttttattttatttattcatattaattgattacataatgttttaaaatatttatacttcatatatttttttcttatattatttattttgaagtcaTAATAAATAATCCCAGACATtaggatttatatatatatatatatatatatatatatatatatatatatatatatatatatatatatatatatatatatatatatatatatatatatatatatatatatatatatatatatattaatactaatgtctttttttattttatttatttttcttattatttattttacataattttacttaagaatgatattatttattttgtcatgaatatataaataatcccATACATTAGGATTGCAATATTTCTCATAAattgtgaaaagtgctataCAATTAAACTTGAATTAAATTACTTATGTATTGTAAATTCAgaagcattatttaatttttacattttttgttttgtcagttttggCTCAGCTAGCTGCTGTGAGAACCGTGTGACCGTGAGCTAATCTCCTCTGAtttgtctgtctcgtctctcaTCTCTCGTCTGCTCTTCTTCTACGCAGCCGGCTGCTGTTCCTGATAGCGCTGCTGTCCTGTGCTTCTGCTCTAGACAAACTCAACATGTGCATGGATGGAAAACACCAGATATCAGAACCCAGACCCGAGGGACAGCTGTATCAGCAggtacacactcacacacacacacacacacacacacacacacacacacacacacacacacacacacactcatacacacacacacactcacacacacactctcacacactctcacactcatacacacacacacactctcacacactctcacacactctcacacactcacacacactcacacactcactcacacactcactcacacacacacacacacacacacacacactgactcacacacacacacacacacacacacacacacacacacacacactcactcactcacacacactccacacacacacacacacacacacactccaacactctcacacacacacacacacacacacacacacacactgactcacacacacacacacacacacacacactcacacacacacacacacacacacacacacacactctcacacacacactcacacacactcacacacacacacacacacacacacacacacactcacactcacacacacacacacacacactcacacacacacacacacacacacacacacacacacacacacacacacactcacacacacacacacacacacacacacacacactcacacacacactcacacacacacacactcacccactcacactcacacacacacacacatactaatgTAACAATTATCAGATAATGTCAAACAGTACATTATGAAAATGACTAGATCATCTGAGATCAGGaggagtgtgtttcttcatcagatctggagaaatgtgatggaagtgaatgggtgccgtcagaatgagagtctgattaaaaacatcacagctcTCCTGTCCATCAGTTCACACCCGGAGAAGATCAAAGCTGAaacaatcaatttttttaaaatatgagtaATAGCTCTTCTTCCAGGCTCTGAATCGGGTGAGAAATCTGCTCAGATCAAGGAGAGTTTACTGGAACAGGATTATAAACGTCTTAaagctggattagtttgatcttctgtcttctccggatgttcactgatggaccggagaGCTGTGGATTATCGcagtgtttttatcagactctcattcgacggcacccattcgctccCATTCGATGATCATCGGTGTGTTTCCGTCTCTCAGTGTTCTCCGTGGAAGGATAACGCCTGCTGCACGGCGAACACCACAGAAGAAGCCCATCAGGATAACTCATACCTGTACAACTTCAACTGGAATCACTGCGGCGTGATGAGTGAGAAATGCAAGAAGCACTTCGTTCAGGACACGTGTTTCTACGAGTGCTCTCCGCACCTCGGGCCCTGGATCCAGCCGGTACGAGGTCATTATACGGCTCAAAACGCTGGACCGGTCAAGACTTTAATGTTGAAGTGTCGCGTGTGTGTCATGTGTTTGAACGACTTTAAGGGAGTGTTTTAGTCGTTTTTGCTCGCTCAGATTCCAGACGTTCAGACGGAGAGATGATTTCTTCAGCTTTCAGGTTGGTCTGTAGATCATGTGTTGTTGTGGTGTGTTGAAGGCGGACGAGTCGTGGCGTAAGGAGCGTGTTGTGGACGTGCCGCTGTGTCTGGAGGACTGTGAGAGCTGGTTCGAGGACTGCAAGGACGACCTCACCTGTAAAGAGAACTGGCACAAGGGCTGGGACTGGAGCTCGGGTCGGTCCTCGTCTGCTGCTTTAGTCAGAGACCgctcagagagaaaaagaataaCATAGGAAGTACTATCTTATAAATAGAAATTGCTTGCGCACCGAAACCGATACTGATActgaaatattcattattttgtctttttgaatCAAATGAGCTAATATTATGCCTTTTCTGTTAATTAGCAGaaaggtttttaaatgaaatttgctCTGGTCGTCTAAAGTAAAATGCAAcggttattattactatattactatattcGGTTGTTAAATGTTGcctaaaaacattatttctgagCATTCAACATGCCCAGGTTTGTAaatgcttcttcttcttcttcttcttgttctgTTGGTTATAGGAAGGTTATATTGCATCGTTTTGCGTTCAGGACATTCAgaagctacatttaaaaaagttagaTGAATGATGTGTAAACAATGTTTCTGTGAAACCTGATATCGCTCTTTTATAGAGATAGTTTTCTGTAacttctgtcatcgtttactcgcTCTGGTGTCTTTTCACGCctctatgactttctttcttctgttgagaACAAAAGACGATGTTCTGAAGAGTTGATGATAGCCATCGACTTGAACTTGAACGTCTTTGAGGTCAGGCTCTCATCTCCtcgtctctgtgtgtctcaggaACAAACCGCTGTCCTCGAGACTCTCTGTGCAGCCCATGGACGCAGGTCTTCCCCAGCGCTCAGGACATGTGTGAGAAGATCTGGTCAAACTCCTACAAGTACACCACGCTGAGGAAAGACAGCGGCCGCTGCATGCAGATGTGGTTCACGGGCCCCAACCCCAACAGACAGGTGGCTGAGTATTACCTGAGCGGCGGTCCGGAGACGGTCGTCATGGCAACGGGCCTGCAGGTGTCCGTGCTGCTG is from Puntigrus tetrazona isolate hp1 unplaced genomic scaffold, ASM1883169v1 S000000150, whole genome shotgun sequence and encodes:
- the folr gene encoding folate receptor translates to MDVLPSSRLLFLIALLSCASALDKLNMCMDGKHQISEPRPEGQLYQQCSPWKDNACCTANTTEEAHQDNSYLYNFNWNHCGVMSEKCKKHFVQDTCFYECSPHLGPWIQPADESWRKERVVDVPLCLEDCESWFEDCKDDLTCKENWHKGWDWSSGTNRCPRDSLCSPWTQVFPSAQDMCEKIWSNSYKYTTLRKDSGRCMQMWFTGPNPNRQVAEYYLSGGPETVVMATGLQVSVLLGMLLR